Genomic DNA from Dysidea avara chromosome 10, odDysAvar1.4, whole genome shotgun sequence:
TTTGACACACAATTTGGCCCCAGGTAGTGAATTTTTGAATGTCTAAATTTTCACCTATCCCCCCAGTATACTTATGGGCTGAACGTCTCACAATaggttataattattatactgggTAGCTGATTGTGCCCTGGGGACTGGATTTGTCCCAGCaaacaattagttataattacATACTTAGGTATTGAATGTCTGAAATGAACCAAGTGAGTTAGAGTCAATAGTGTATTAAATACTAATTGCTTGCAATTCATAAAATAGCTTAGCAGCTGCCATTGGGTCCACTAAATTTTATCCTCAAaatcaacataattatgatcCTCTTTAAGTGGTGATGTAGGAGAACCCATAAGGATTGATTGTTGTAGATCAAGTGTCATTCGACTACAGGATGTCTTGTACATCAAAGTAAATAATTTGTCATTCAACTACAGGATGGCTGAAATAGGACTTATCAATATCTCTGTATGTTTAGGATAGAAGAAAGAAGATCTCAAGATGTTCCAGTTCACGCGTTTCCATTTCACCTGACTCTGACCTGAGTTATTTTGATTGGAGTGAGGATGCAGTATGTCCCATGCTGTTGGAACTGAGAATGGGGAACCTAGATCTGGAATCAACCAGCTACGTATATTCCATGCAAATCAGTCCTATAGAACTGGAATTTGACCACGACAAAGCTGCACTCGGTAATATTGTAACTCTTTGTTGATTCTTCAGGTATTTTTTTTAGGACTTTCTATTCTAAGTGTGGAAGAGTTGACAGCAATGCACGATGAAATGGCTGAGAAGGTTTCCTCATTGTCTGACGATTTAATTAAAGAGTTACAGCAGAGAGACGTTTTAGTAAGAGACCTGGAAGTGCGTAACCAGTTTGTTGCCATGCTGATGAAAGTGGAGGGAAAGAAGAAAGCTGTCAGTCAAGCTAAAGCTCAAGCGGCAGCTAACAGCAGTAGTAGTGGTAAACGTCTTGTTTTTAAAGCCAAAAACTTTAGAAGAAAGAACAGCGAAGATATAACCAATCAGTGTAAAgtgagttactttgtaaaaCCAATATTAATTGTAGaatttaattttgtaatatTAAATAACAAGACGTGGTAGGATGAGAATAGCAGTGTCCCGTgtagaaaaagaaaaaaacagtaTTTTGCATGCGCCAAATATGATTTGACGAGGGCCCAAAGGGTATGAAGTTAATGAGTGAGATGAGCAAATGTAACACTGGTTGCTATaattttgtatgtagaaagaGAAAAAAGTTTTGAAAGTTATACTCTGTACTGTTCCTTGTTTCTATCTCACAGTTTCTAGGCACCGTTATTCCGTACGTGCCACCTTCTGACAGTGAATGGAGAACAGAAACTCTACAAACATTAACTAAACGTATGTACACATCAGTAAAACTGTTCATTGAGTAATAAATATATCTGTTTTAACAGTACTTAATGCCGTACATGATGACAGCCCCACACTGGCTGGTTTAACGTCTGACTACCTCTCCACGGAGGGTAGGTTAGATGAAATGTCATGATAATACTTTTAGCTGTTGTCTTCTTTTTAGTGTTTAATTTCTCATCAACTGATTCTGATAATGATACTTAATACCTTGATAATTAATGTGTAAAtaattgtaaataatttttCTTACTTTATTTTTTAACTAAATTATGATTAATTTATTTATAATTATGCTATTTCTATCAAGATGTGTTCCTTACTTTGTGGGTCTAGGATTATCACCAAAAACCAAAACTGcttacagtagaacctcagttatctgaaccccttgggaccaggtctgatccataagtctgaaaagtctgaaGCTGtgcataaataaccttaaaataacatttttaaaagtatcagtattatcaactaccctaatagaacagtcactactctaatagagcagtcatttctgtagttcagttaaccgagaatccggataactgaggttccactgtactaagaAATGGTTTCTGACGACCAGGTTTTTGATTGAACTCAAAATTTTAAGTGAAACAGTTTAGTGTTGTAATGCACAATTTTTTGATGTGCAAAACAAACAAGTCAAGTTTATCTCCATAAAGAATTCGTGTACCAATGGCTGCTTTTGTAAGTATATGTACCTACTGTAGCAAAATTGTCAGTTACAGTAGTCTGAGTTGTTTTATTTTTCAAGATGATAATGACCAATGTCGTGTATAATCTACATAACATTAATTTCAACTTTTATATATGCTTTCATAaattatgtgtgcatgtatatatgtattgtgTATTATGAACTTCCATTGTGTCACAAGTGGGTGTCAGCTATTGAGATACGTCTCAGTTCATAATGTTCTGATGATGATGGCTTTGTTGTGTCAGTCTCATCAGTGGCATTAGTTGCATATGACTCCCGTATGCCTTCTTCCATTGAGTATGATCCACCTGTCTTCAGCATGAACATGATGTCGTCAAGGTGAGAGTCTTCTTGGTCGGTTGGCGGGCTGACCGGACGATGCTTGGCAATGCTGCTATGGAAGGATTCATTGCCCACTGATGATCCATGTTGACTTTGATCCCATTCCTCTTGTAACTGTAGACACAATGTAGTGGGTGTGTTATACATGTGCGTAATAGTGGTAGTACGAAATGCGAGTGTTGTGTGTATTATGCTGTATTGCCTCTAATTACAGCAAATTCCTGGTCCCATTTTAGTCGCCAGAATTACaacatatatataaatatatatatatatatatataatgagtAAAAACCAGATCTCAAATGAATGCtgtgagggggcataggaaaagggacctatagAGACTTTTTAAACTTATGAGTAAAAGTCAGTAAATTTCCATTTATTGATAGGTAATTATAGTAAATTATATACATTAGGAAATTACACTTGTATTTAAATTCTTCATAACTTTATGAAACAATTGTGTATTGATTTGAAATATGAATAGCCCCCCTCACATATACAGTATCATCAACTATAATGCTAATGTTAAAGTGATTTGTAAAATATGGTGAtaaaacatcaaggagagtatAACACTGAATGCATTAGCAAAATATAAATGCCAGCCTCTTTCAGTGGATGAGGTGAAAGTAGCAATACAGTATACGTTTGTTGAGTGTGTGTATAGAatgttgtggtgtgtgtgtgtgtgcgtgcgtgcgtgtgtgtgtatgtgtgtgtgtgtgcttgcatccatgcatacatacatgcatgcgtgTCAACAAGCTTATTGTAATCACTAATACATTTATGTTGGATAATTAAAGACCATTTGATGTACAGGTCTACAAGAATGAGGAAACTGGAATATAGGCAAGTTCTGTTGCAACACATTATAAACTCAAGAATTATCAAAACCCCTGCCAGGTGTTTAGATTAACTGAAAAGTATGTATCTCTGATGTCATGTGTAACCAAGCAACTTAATGAACAATGGTtttggatactctaatagaagactCGATTACTCTAATTGAAAAATGGTCTGATTTGTTTCCCTGATTCATAAGTACTTGgtaaattgctataaaatatcTATCACAGTATTTATGACTGCTCCTTTTTATACGTATGTGTTATGTGCCTCAGTATCATTCAATAACAACtctaatgtatgtgtgtgtactaaTCATGAGTGCCTCATAAAGTCCTAACCTGATCAGCTGATAGTAGATCTCTTGTTGAGCTAGTGATGGGACCAGCTAGTGTTTGCTGAGCAACAGGTGGAAGTGGTGTTTGCAGTGGGATGATATCATCTTTAGGAGAATAGCTCTGTTGTTTTCTGAGCATTGTTCTCCAGCTCAGGAAGAAGTAGACAACAACAGCATATATTGCCTACAAAATAAACGTCATGCaatgctcacacacacacacgcacacacacacacacacacacacacacacacacacacacacacacacacacacctgcatGTAATTGAAGACTTGAAATAATACTAGAAGGTATACCGTGCCAAGGTAAGCATGTAGGGAGCCAAATATCCACGGCAGTGTAATGAGTAAGAAGAACACCAGCATTCGTGGCACTTCTACATTAGTCATGGAGAAAGTTTAAAGAACACAGCAAGCACACTCACAACAGTTACCTCTGTAGTTGTGGGAATAATAATACAAGTCATCGTATTGTTCCCACTGGTTCCAGAAGATACAGGCATGTGAGAACATCAGTGCCATGCACATTAGACACAGGACAATTGGTAGAACAGTTGACACAAGAGCTACCCAGTGGTTGGGCATATAGCAACTGTAGTAGAGCAATACGTAAAGATGATAATGATATCTAATAATGTGTTTCTTACAAATAGTAAGTTGTGTCAAAGTCTCTTCCATAAATTTCACCATTTATATCATCATCAAAGACAAACCTCACAATTAAGATGGTGGCCACTACTATTAACACTGGGACTGCCCAGACTATTAGAATGAATCCTAATAAAGGTTCTTTTCCTTCGCTATATCCTAAGAATGTCATCCAGAAGTTGATTGCCTGGTTGAGCAGAGAAAATTAATATCATGGTTGTGGTTTATGTAATTTACTGACCAGAGCAGCTATCCATGCAAACTGGGCTATGACAGTAAGTTGGGTGAGAATGGAGAGCACTGTACATCCTGTCTCACTAGCTGAATCTGTTGCCAACATGTTGACTAAGGCTATTGTCTGGAAATGTATAGAAGCAATTAAATCTTTGTACTATATTGTAAATGATATGACTTACCTGGAAAAGGAATATGGAGATGCAGAGATTGACAAATATTTTTGTTGGTTGTTGCATCTTTTGGTAATACACGATGTGCAAGATTATGATAAGAAGCATCACAACCTGTTGTAGCAGAGATACAGTGATCTATGCTATGATTATGAGCAGTTGAAATCCTTACCATCACAGCTGCACAAGATATGGGTCCAGAAGGTAACCATTCCTTTTCATCATCATCTTGGTCAGTACTTTGGCGAGCTGGTGTAGTTTCCCTGCGGGCAGCAAATTCTCCAAAAGTTGTGCACTGACACTCAACATAATCAACCGGGAATGCACCATTATCAAGTAACTAATGTGTATAATTGTGATTCTCAGAACATGTCAAATCTTATGGCTTACCACTGGAGTACATGAATCATCCATTATCCATCTTCCTGAAGCAGTATTGGTAGCAGGATATTCAAATCGAACACACCTGTGAAGAGGTCCCAGTTTAATTTCATTAAACAATGAGAACTCTTACTCTTGTCTGGTCACATTGGTCCTCCTGGTGCTGCTACTACTTTCACTATATATTCTGTATGTGAGCGGAGATGTTCCTGTGACAACTTGGTTTTGAATTCCTATGGAGAGTGAAACACTTCTGAGGTTTGGAGTTGGTGTGAAAAATGTGGCTTGGTTTCGTAGTGTCAAAAAGTTGACACGGAGGCACTAGAGAAAAaaattacaaatgaaaaaccCAATAGTGTTGCACTTTCTCACATTAGA
This window encodes:
- the LOC136236400 gene encoding fasciculation and elongation protein zeta-2-like → MEDLMYFDEQPDSADTNHIDCVKPNIGTGENQVNSVHENSVSNSIPDTGKVTHQDDHISSLRSDSFSDEWQDFTTSASDGSQGVPQYDNSTLDSSEDNTSTVIASDISAVDNNVDFISLSKTVLRQCFNCGTHNHSISDNEDFDCQDEFWKELVDHVMPISWSCEQTEDYLLMSLHDRRKKISRCSSSRVSISPDSDLSYFDWSEDAVCPMLLELRMGNLDLESTSYVYSMQISPIELEFDHDKAALGLSILSVEELTAMHDEMAEKVSSLSDDLIKELQQRDVLVRDLEVRNQFVAMLMKVEGKKKAVSQAKAQAAANSSSSGKRLVFKAKNFRRKNSEDITNQCKFLGTVIPYVPPSDSEWRTETLQTLTKLLNAVHDDSPTLAGLTSDYLSTEVFNFSSTDSDNDT